The following are encoded together in the Halopiger aswanensis genome:
- a CDS encoding SRPBCC family protein, whose protein sequence is MSSSHDRRTGDEAPDITTASDGGESESRTNVGRGERVASAALGGLLVLHGLRRETFGGAAAAFAGGALVYRGLTGRSRLYRMLESRAVDTDQLEPQLAAEAERPTVDRSITVGESADELAAYWRDPDRLSRIVGEFADIADIPGGDGHRWRVQGPLDRTLEWDTQLVEDEDDELRWEAREGASVPHEYAISFEPEPGGRGTIATLEVEYEPPGGAVGDVAMDRLGFAPEIIAGRILGRFKSLVETGDIPTTEDSISARGQGDLV, encoded by the coding sequence ATGAGTTCTTCGCACGATCGACGGACGGGCGACGAGGCACCGGATATAACGACCGCGTCGGATGGGGGGGAATCGGAGTCCCGGACGAACGTCGGGCGCGGGGAGCGCGTCGCCTCGGCCGCACTGGGCGGATTGCTCGTCCTGCACGGCCTTCGACGAGAAACGTTCGGCGGTGCGGCGGCCGCATTCGCCGGCGGCGCGCTCGTCTATCGGGGGCTCACGGGCCGGAGCCGGCTCTACCGGATGCTCGAGTCCCGCGCCGTCGATACGGACCAACTGGAACCGCAACTGGCAGCCGAGGCGGAGCGGCCGACGGTCGACCGATCCATCACGGTCGGCGAATCAGCCGACGAGCTCGCGGCGTACTGGCGCGATCCGGACCGGCTGAGCCGTATCGTCGGCGAGTTCGCCGACATTGCCGACATCCCCGGCGGCGACGGCCACCGCTGGCGGGTACAGGGCCCCCTCGACCGGACCCTCGAGTGGGACACCCAACTCGTCGAGGACGAGGATGATGAACTACGGTGGGAAGCCCGCGAAGGTGCGTCGGTCCCCCACGAGTACGCGATCTCGTTCGAGCCGGAGCCGGGCGGTCGGGGCACGATTGCCACGCTCGAGGTCGAGTACGAGCCGCCGGGTGGGGCGGTCGGCGACGTGGCGATGGATCGCCTCGGCTTCGCCCCGGAGATCATCGCCGGACGGATTCTGGGTCGATTCAAGAGCCTCGTGGAGACGGGCGACATTCCGACGACCGAGGACAGCATCTCCGCTCGCGGGCAGGGAGACCTGGTCTGA
- a CDS encoding DUF5800 family protein, translated as MTTLAFDDDGVDVVYEGTEFRLERELIEEATEKSYYDVTDHEVLKIVAEQPNLQGEPRRVGDILD; from the coding sequence ATGACAACCCTCGCGTTCGACGATGACGGCGTCGATGTCGTGTACGAAGGGACCGAGTTCCGCCTCGAGCGGGAGTTGATCGAGGAGGCGACGGAGAAGTCCTACTACGACGTCACCGACCACGAAGTGCTGAAGATCGTCGCCGAGCAGCCGAATCTGCAAGGTGAACCACGCCGCGTTGGCGACATTCTCGACTGA
- a CDS encoding polymer-forming cytoskeletal protein, with protein MAFSTDPLDELVVPDGTEAKEVALETDGDVLVGSRSTVEFGVRGRNVIAGESVEFGGDIEAEGDCRLDMWCDVAENVLVGQDAYIGERVHIAGKLKVAGDLDIGDDVDIEEGFEANGWIVIRNPMPTIVFLFVYLKHLLLIGEEDTAQQLVSELVDDEEADDEPDAEPLVIPRNATVGDDAWRVSTPATIGDDCRLHGNVRAETIDVGADCNIFGSLRARGDVSVGRGTRIHGDLTTRDGDVVIDEDARVLGDVSCQDLTLEPGAEVDGTIRADGEITMGTTEREQE; from the coding sequence GTGGCATTCAGTACGGATCCGCTAGACGAACTCGTCGTCCCCGACGGCACCGAAGCGAAGGAAGTCGCCCTCGAGACCGACGGCGACGTGCTCGTCGGCAGTCGATCGACGGTCGAGTTCGGCGTGCGCGGCCGAAACGTCATCGCCGGGGAGAGCGTCGAGTTCGGCGGCGACATCGAGGCCGAGGGCGACTGCCGACTCGACATGTGGTGTGACGTCGCGGAGAACGTGCTGGTCGGCCAGGACGCCTACATCGGCGAGCGGGTCCACATCGCCGGCAAGCTGAAAGTCGCCGGCGACTTAGACATCGGCGACGACGTCGACATCGAGGAGGGGTTCGAGGCCAACGGCTGGATCGTCATCCGGAACCCGATGCCGACGATCGTCTTCCTGTTCGTCTACCTCAAGCACCTCCTGCTCATCGGCGAGGAAGACACCGCCCAACAGCTCGTCTCGGAACTCGTCGACGACGAGGAAGCGGACGACGAGCCCGACGCGGAGCCGCTCGTGATCCCCCGAAACGCGACGGTCGGCGACGACGCCTGGCGGGTCTCGACGCCCGCGACGATCGGCGACGACTGCCGGCTCCACGGGAACGTCCGCGCCGAAACCATCGACGTCGGCGCGGACTGCAACATCTTCGGCAGTCTCCGCGCCCGCGGCGACGTTTCGGTCGGCCGTGGAACCCGAATCCACGGCGACCTCACCACGCGCGACGGCGACGTCGTCATCGACGAGGACGCCCGCGTGCTCGGCGACGTCTCCTGTCAGGATCTCACCCTCGAGCCCGGCGCCGAGGTCGACGGTACGATTCGGGCCGACGGCGAGATTACGATGGGGACGACGGAACGCGAGCAGGAGTAG
- a CDS encoding mechanosensitive ion channel family protein codes for MFEHVETIQTTLEAITSTEGRLAVSAGVIALALVTGFVVAPIAVRRTVGYVGRRLRESEAGSILETIDEVTDVPFPMRAVIRTLQAVVLGTTGLLLLFVWDRPDLADRALDLLATVFPVFGRLVLTIGLLAGAIVGTRYLEQRLDEWLADATYVTAHQEGVVFRVLQVTIFLAAGLAALSLWPIDLGGLLVGAGFLGIVVGMAARQTLGSLIAGFVLMFARPFEIGDWVEIGDKEGTVVDITIINTRLRSFDGEIIVLPNDHVSSSTVVNRSKRNRLRLRLEVGVDYETDLERAEEIALEAIEGVDDVAPAPKPQIVPTAFGDSAITLECRFWIRQPNAHKKWTTLREAVHELKAAYDREDIAIPYPQRELSARPEGGFRLPDAAGPAQGSATVAGAGDELTYSESDRE; via the coding sequence GTGTTCGAACACGTCGAGACGATTCAGACGACGCTCGAGGCGATCACCTCGACCGAGGGGCGGCTTGCCGTCAGCGCCGGCGTCATCGCGCTCGCCCTCGTGACCGGGTTCGTCGTCGCGCCGATCGCCGTCCGCCGGACGGTAGGGTACGTCGGTCGGCGGCTCCGAGAGAGCGAGGCCGGCAGCATCCTCGAGACGATCGACGAGGTGACCGACGTTCCGTTCCCGATGCGGGCGGTGATTCGGACGCTGCAGGCGGTCGTCCTCGGGACGACCGGACTGCTCCTGCTGTTCGTCTGGGACCGACCGGACCTCGCGGATCGGGCGCTCGATCTACTCGCGACCGTCTTCCCCGTCTTCGGTCGTCTCGTCCTGACGATCGGCCTGCTGGCCGGCGCCATCGTCGGCACCCGATACCTCGAGCAGCGTCTGGACGAGTGGCTCGCGGACGCGACCTACGTGACGGCCCACCAGGAGGGGGTCGTCTTCCGCGTGCTGCAGGTAACGATCTTTCTGGCGGCCGGATTGGCCGCGCTCTCGCTGTGGCCGATCGACCTCGGCGGGCTGCTCGTCGGGGCCGGCTTCCTCGGCATCGTCGTCGGTATGGCCGCCCGCCAGACGCTGGGTTCGCTCATCGCCGGCTTCGTCCTGATGTTCGCGCGGCCGTTCGAGATCGGCGACTGGGTCGAGATCGGCGACAAGGAAGGGACGGTCGTCGACATCACGATCATCAACACGCGCCTGCGGAGCTTCGACGGCGAGATCATCGTCCTGCCGAACGATCACGTCTCGAGCAGCACCGTCGTCAACCGCAGCAAACGAAACCGGCTGCGGCTGCGCCTTGAGGTCGGCGTCGACTACGAGACGGATCTCGAGCGCGCCGAGGAAATCGCGCTCGAGGCGATCGAAGGCGTCGACGACGTGGCACCGGCGCCCAAACCGCAGATCGTTCCGACGGCGTTCGGCGACTCGGCGATCACCCTGGAGTGTCGGTTCTGGATCCGCCAGCCGAACGCCCACAAGAAGTGGACGACGCTGCGGGAGGCGGTCCACGAACTCAAAGCGGCCTACGATCGCGAGGACATCGCCATTCCGTACCCCCAGCGGGAACTCAGTGCGCGGCCGGAAGGCGGGTTCCGGCTCCCCGACGCTGCCGGGCCGGCACAGGGCAGTGCGACGGTAGCCGGCGCTGGCGACGAACTCACGTACTCCGAGTCCGACCGGGAATAA
- a CDS encoding helix-turn-helix domain-containing protein, whose amino-acid sequence MALIVEFELRTPILREAAQAARKLRLEEVYGTESGEPKLLFWATVDDSDAFEAALDDDPSVRRDTPLETASDRRLYSVALTDDAAARLTYPAAAKHDVAILEIVVTDETVVRARVPSRDALQAYRDRCLERGVGFRLQRLYPERDPDADGDRYGVTEPQREALRTAHSAGYFTVPRETTLSELAPEFDITDQALSARLRRGQANLLENTLADDTT is encoded by the coding sequence GTGGCGCTCATCGTCGAGTTCGAGCTCCGGACGCCCATTCTGCGGGAAGCGGCGCAGGCAGCCCGGAAGCTCCGCCTCGAGGAGGTGTACGGCACCGAGTCCGGAGAGCCGAAACTGCTCTTCTGGGCGACGGTCGACGACAGCGACGCCTTCGAGGCAGCGCTGGACGACGATCCGAGCGTTCGGCGAGACACGCCGCTCGAGACGGCGTCGGACCGGCGTCTGTACAGCGTCGCGTTGACCGACGACGCGGCGGCGCGACTCACCTATCCTGCCGCGGCCAAACACGACGTTGCGATCCTCGAGATCGTCGTCACCGACGAGACGGTCGTGCGCGCCCGCGTCCCCTCCCGCGACGCGCTGCAGGCCTACCGCGACCGCTGTCTCGAGCGAGGCGTCGGCTTCCGCCTGCAGCGACTGTATCCCGAACGGGATCCCGACGCCGACGGCGACCGCTACGGGGTTACCGAACCACAGCGCGAGGCGCTCCGTACCGCTCACTCGGCGGGATACTTCACCGTGCCGCGGGAGACGACGCTGTCGGAGCTCGCACCGGAGTTCGACATCACCGATCAGGCGCTGTCCGCGCGGCTTCGTCGCGGGCAGGCGAACCTGCTCGAGAACACGCTGGCCGACGACACTACGTAA
- the phoU gene encoding phosphate signaling complex protein PhoU — protein sequence MARKSYQEQLAELREDILYMSEVVMERLRMGLDALEQKDEDLAREVIEGDGEINRMYLDLEQDCIDLLALQQPVASDLRFIAASFKITTDLERIADLAVNLGEYTLEAEENLFPDVDVQEMGEMTLDMIEEAMLAYDTENTDTCREIAARDDDLDQFAERASEIVVRDLIERELEEPEEVERLLQDVSRLLLTIRDLERVGDHAVNIAARTLYMAENDDELIY from the coding sequence ATGGCTCGGAAATCTTATCAGGAACAACTCGCGGAACTCCGCGAGGATATCCTCTACATGAGCGAAGTCGTCATGGAACGGCTCCGCATGGGACTGGACGCGCTCGAGCAGAAAGACGAAGACCTCGCCCGGGAGGTCATCGAGGGCGACGGCGAGATCAACCGAATGTACCTCGACCTCGAGCAGGACTGTATCGACCTGCTGGCGCTCCAGCAGCCCGTCGCGAGCGACCTGCGGTTTATCGCAGCCTCGTTCAAGATCACGACGGACTTGGAGCGGATCGCCGACCTCGCGGTCAATCTCGGCGAGTACACCCTCGAGGCCGAGGAGAACCTCTTCCCGGACGTCGACGTCCAGGAGATGGGCGAGATGACCCTCGACATGATCGAGGAGGCGATGTTAGCCTACGACACCGAAAACACGGATACTTGCCGGGAAATCGCGGCCCGCGACGACGACCTCGACCAGTTCGCCGAACGGGCGAGCGAGATCGTCGTCCGCGACCTCATCGAGCGGGAACTCGAGGAGCCCGAGGAGGTCGAACGGCTGCTGCAGGACGTCTCACGGCTCCTGCTGACGATTCGGGACCTAGAGCGGGTCGGCGACCACGCGGTCAACATCGCCGCGCGGACGCTGTACATGGCCGAAAACGACGACGAACTGATTTACTAA
- the pstB gene encoding phosphate ABC transporter ATP-binding protein PstB encodes MTANGGGQRTVSTSESDGARTESTTGDAPLGSPDIVDPVIEARDLDVYYGDDQALHGINLEIPEEQVTALIGPSGCGKSTFLRSINRMNDLIDIARVEGDLFFREKNVYDEDVDPVALRRKIGMVFQKPNPFPKSIYDNVAYGLRVQGQDENLDEKVHTALERAALLEEVEDQLDSSGLDLSGGQQQRLCIARAIAPDPEVILMDEPASALDPVATSKIEDLVEELAEEYTVIIVTHNMQQAARISDKTAVFLTGGHLVEFDDTDKIFENPESDRVEDYITGKFG; translated from the coding sequence ATGACCGCGAACGGCGGCGGCCAACGAACCGTATCGACGTCCGAGTCCGACGGCGCTCGGACGGAATCGACGACCGGCGACGCGCCGCTTGGCTCACCAGACATCGTCGACCCCGTTATCGAGGCGCGGGATCTCGACGTCTACTACGGTGACGATCAGGCCCTCCACGGGATCAACCTCGAGATCCCCGAGGAGCAGGTGACGGCGCTGATCGGCCCCTCCGGCTGCGGAAAGTCGACGTTCTTGCGCTCGATCAACCGGATGAACGACCTCATCGACATCGCCCGCGTCGAGGGCGACCTGTTCTTCCGCGAGAAGAACGTCTACGACGAGGACGTCGATCCCGTCGCCCTGCGGCGGAAGATCGGCATGGTCTTCCAGAAACCGAATCCCTTCCCGAAGAGCATCTACGACAACGTCGCCTACGGCCTCCGCGTTCAGGGTCAGGACGAGAACCTCGACGAGAAGGTCCACACTGCCCTCGAGCGGGCGGCGCTGCTCGAGGAAGTCGAGGACCAACTCGACTCGAGCGGGCTGGATCTCTCCGGCGGGCAACAACAGCGTCTCTGCATCGCTCGCGCGATCGCACCGGACCCGGAGGTCATCCTCATGGACGAACCGGCCTCGGCGCTGGACCCCGTCGCGACCTCGAAGATCGAGGACCTCGTCGAGGAACTCGCCGAGGAGTACACGGTCATCATCGTCACGCACAACATGCAGCAGGCCGCCCGAATCTCGGACAAGACCGCCGTCTTCCTGACCGGCGGCCACCTCGTGGAGTTCGACGACACGGACAAGATCTTCGAGAACCCCGAGAGCGACCGCGTCGAGGACTACATCACCGGGAAATTCGGGTAG
- a CDS encoding cache domain-containing sensor histidine kinase, with protein MRLAHRYVVAFLFVLLVSGAVLAVTFTAHRTDVAESQEAAVADRADRSAAILDDRIRTHRRTVAVGATNPAFTAHGSTKQRQSLEAFVDHSNFQGASVVDETGSVQWLVTDHGESMDVMGMDIGDRKYVQRTLEGEQYVSEPFRAETGNRVVAITAPIRSDGEVVGALTGTYHLHGTDLFDPLRDERATTTVSANGEVLFSTVEGEGEAGEGIDGGTDAEIENPSETISAEADLESVDWTVTTYRDRAAIVSPSINLVTLQVVSGVTLLGAVIAFGVWIYRSQVRRIGRLLERVHALERREYEAGPSISGSAEWRRIDDALARLGAALGRREQMLLVLNRILRHNLRNNLNIVIGRASDLEASLADDDREAAAEIRRTARDLLELGDRARLTEGLLDPVAVAAEDEPPRTDVATLVRERVAEFADSAEEDDPRRSLENVTVSGPDRAVAACGDEIAIAIDELLANVVDHAGASPTVVVTIDVDIETDRILVIVADDGPGITADEVSVITGERAMSQVNHTGGIGLWLVDWICSRYDGRLVIPCGTAADGSGHGSAVDADAVGTDDAGDRDAISGGGLQGATVVLELPLVPGDGADRAGSSVPAGV; from the coding sequence ATGAGACTGGCTCACCGGTACGTCGTCGCGTTTCTCTTCGTGCTACTCGTATCGGGAGCCGTACTCGCGGTGACGTTTACCGCCCATCGAACGGACGTCGCGGAGAGTCAGGAAGCGGCGGTTGCCGACCGCGCTGACCGCTCGGCGGCGATATTGGACGATCGGATACGAACCCACCGGCGAACGGTGGCAGTCGGCGCGACGAATCCGGCGTTTACGGCCCACGGAAGCACCAAACAGCGGCAATCGCTCGAGGCGTTCGTCGACCACTCGAATTTCCAGGGGGCGTCGGTCGTCGATGAAACGGGCAGCGTCCAGTGGCTCGTCACCGACCACGGCGAGTCGATGGACGTCATGGGAATGGACATCGGCGACAGGAAGTACGTGCAGCGAACGCTCGAGGGAGAACAGTACGTCAGCGAGCCGTTCCGCGCCGAAACGGGAAATCGGGTCGTGGCGATCACCGCGCCGATCCGTTCGGACGGAGAGGTCGTCGGTGCGCTGACCGGAACGTACCACCTTCACGGGACCGATCTGTTCGACCCGCTCCGCGACGAGCGGGCTACAACGACGGTCAGCGCGAACGGCGAGGTCCTGTTTTCGACGGTCGAGGGCGAAGGTGAGGCCGGCGAGGGGATCGACGGCGGAACGGACGCCGAAATCGAGAACCCGAGCGAAACCATCAGCGCCGAGGCCGACCTCGAGAGCGTCGACTGGACGGTCACCACATATCGCGACCGGGCAGCGATCGTGTCGCCCAGTATCAATCTCGTGACGCTGCAGGTCGTCTCCGGTGTGACGCTGCTTGGGGCGGTAATCGCGTTCGGCGTCTGGATCTACCGCTCGCAGGTGCGCCGGATCGGTCGGCTCCTCGAGCGGGTCCACGCGCTCGAGCGACGGGAGTACGAGGCGGGACCGTCCATCAGCGGTTCCGCCGAGTGGCGCCGGATCGACGACGCGCTGGCCCGGCTCGGCGCGGCCCTCGGCCGCCGCGAGCAGATGCTGCTCGTGCTCAACCGCATCCTGCGGCACAACCTGCGCAATAACTTAAACATCGTTATCGGCCGCGCGAGCGATCTCGAGGCGTCGCTCGCGGACGACGACCGGGAAGCAGCGGCGGAGATCCGGCGAACGGCCCGGGACCTGCTCGAACTCGGGGACCGGGCGCGACTGACCGAGGGGTTACTCGATCCGGTCGCAGTCGCAGCAGAAGACGAGCCCCCACGAACCGACGTTGCGACGCTCGTCCGCGAGCGAGTCGCCGAATTCGCCGACAGCGCTGAAGAGGATGATCCACGACGATCGCTCGAGAACGTCACCGTCAGCGGCCCGGATCGGGCGGTCGCGGCCTGCGGCGACGAGATCGCGATCGCGATCGACGAACTGCTCGCGAACGTCGTCGATCACGCCGGCGCGTCGCCGACCGTCGTCGTAACGATTGACGTCGATATCGAAACCGACCGGATTCTGGTCATCGTCGCCGACGACGGCCCGGGCATCACGGCGGACGAGGTGTCGGTTATCACCGGCGAGCGCGCGATGTCGCAGGTCAATCATACCGGCGGCATCGGTCTGTGGCTGGTCGACTGGATCTGCAGCCGATACGACGGTCGGCTCGTCATTCCGTGCGGAACGGCTGCGGACGGCAGCGGTCACGGCTCCGCCGTCGACGCCGATGCGGTCGGCACCGACGACGCCGGCGACCGCGACGCAATCAGCGGCGGCGGGCTCCAGGGCGCGACGGTCGTACTCGAGCTCCCGCTCGTTCCCGGTGACGGTGCCGACCGTGCCGGCAGTTCGGTCCCTGCGGGCGTCTGA
- the pstA gene encoding phosphate ABC transporter permease PstA: protein MAADTSEAGASAGSQSGFGQVSRTKDVAFRLLALAATLIGIVSLAALLANVAVDAIGWLDWGFLTNPPHPDPYEAGFLPALVGSIAIMLLIALITFPLGVGAAVYLEEYADDGYLTKFIQLNIANLAGVPSVVYGLLGLGLFVSLLGLGYGTVFVAAFTVALLILPIVIISAQEAIRSVPDSQRQASYGMGATKWQTIRNVVLPRAMPGILTGTILALGRAIGETAPLIMIAAPTTVFGVPNSLLSKVSAMPLQIYNWASYPETEFQYGVVAAGVVTLLVVLLTINSIAILLRNRYDTRG from the coding sequence ATGGCCGCCGATACGTCCGAGGCCGGCGCCAGTGCCGGCTCCCAGTCCGGATTCGGGCAGGTGAGCCGCACGAAAGACGTCGCCTTCCGCCTCCTCGCGCTGGCGGCGACGCTGATCGGCATCGTCTCGCTTGCGGCCCTGCTGGCGAACGTCGCCGTCGACGCCATCGGCTGGCTCGACTGGGGCTTCCTCACGAACCCGCCCCATCCCGATCCGTACGAGGCCGGGTTCCTGCCGGCGTTGGTCGGCTCCATCGCGATCATGCTGCTGATCGCGCTGATCACGTTCCCGCTCGGCGTCGGCGCCGCCGTCTACCTCGAGGAGTACGCCGACGACGGCTACCTCACGAAGTTCATCCAGCTCAACATCGCGAACCTCGCGGGCGTGCCGTCGGTCGTCTACGGCCTGTTGGGGCTGGGGCTGTTCGTCAGCCTGCTGGGCCTCGGCTACGGGACGGTGTTCGTCGCGGCGTTTACCGTCGCCTTGCTCATCCTGCCGATCGTGATTATCTCGGCCCAGGAGGCGATCCGCTCGGTACCGGATTCCCAGCGCCAGGCCTCCTACGGGATGGGTGCGACGAAGTGGCAGACGATCCGTAACGTCGTCCTCCCGCGGGCGATGCCCGGTATCCTGACCGGGACGATCCTCGCGCTCGGGCGCGCAATCGGGGAGACGGCGCCGCTGATCATGATCGCCGCGCCGACGACCGTCTTCGGGGTGCCCAACAGCCTCCTGAGCAAGGTCAGCGCGATGCCGCTGCAGATCTACAACTGGGCGTCGTACCCCGAAACCGAATTCCAGTACGGTGTCGTCGCGGCCGGCGTCGTCACGCTGCTGGTCGTCCTGCTGACGATCAACTCGATTGCGATCCTCCTCCGAAACCGGTACGATACGCGGGGGTAG
- the pstC gene encoding phosphate ABC transporter permease subunit PstC codes for MSQPQPDFSHDNIRTLRGTVFRYLFLLCALLSIMTTAAIVLTLLVDAVDFFAQVSLVEFLTGTEWNPTHDPVSFGVLPLVSGTLVITVGSALVALPIGLLTAIYLSEYASDRQRSYLKPALEVLAGVPTVVYGYFALVYVTPALDTVLPVNLSTFNALSASIMVGIMIIPMVSSISEDAMSAVPDSLRQASYGLGATKFTVSTSVVVPAALSGIFSSFILALSRAIGETMIVAIAAGQTPRLIDLTDPAGLFTNSVQTMTAAMVQIGTGDLVGQGPAYKSLFAVGLTLFVITFAMNLISELVASRYREVYR; via the coding sequence ATGAGCCAGCCACAACCGGATTTCTCGCACGACAATATTCGAACGCTCCGCGGGACCGTCTTCCGCTATCTCTTCCTGCTGTGTGCGCTGCTGTCGATCATGACGACGGCGGCGATCGTCCTCACGCTGCTCGTCGACGCGGTTGATTTCTTCGCGCAGGTCTCGCTCGTCGAGTTCCTCACCGGAACGGAGTGGAACCCGACGCACGATCCGGTTTCGTTCGGCGTGTTGCCGCTGGTCTCGGGGACGCTCGTCATCACCGTCGGCTCGGCGCTGGTCGCGCTGCCGATCGGGCTGCTGACGGCGATCTACCTGAGCGAGTACGCCTCCGATCGCCAGCGCTCCTACCTCAAACCTGCGCTCGAGGTGCTTGCGGGCGTGCCGACGGTCGTCTACGGCTACTTCGCGCTCGTCTACGTGACGCCGGCGCTGGATACGGTCCTGCCGGTCAACCTGTCGACGTTTAACGCGCTGTCGGCGTCGATCATGGTCGGGATCATGATCATCCCGATGGTCTCCTCGATCAGCGAGGACGCCATGAGCGCCGTTCCGGATTCGCTCCGACAGGCCAGTTACGGCCTCGGCGCGACCAAGTTCACCGTCTCGACGTCCGTCGTCGTGCCGGCGGCGCTGTCGGGGATCTTCTCGTCGTTCATCCTCGCACTGTCGCGGGCGATCGGCGAGACGATGATCGTCGCCATCGCCGCGGGCCAGACGCCGCGGCTGATCGATCTGACCGATCCGGCGGGCCTGTTCACGAACTCGGTCCAGACGATGACCGCCGCCATGGTCCAGATCGGGACGGGCGACCTCGTCGGACAGGGACCGGCGTACAAGAGCCTCTTTGCGGTCGGATTGACGCTGTTCGTCATCACGTTCGCCATGAATCTGATCAGTGAACTCGTCGCGTCGCGCTACCGGGAGGTGTACCGCTGA